The nucleotide sequence ACGCAGAGTTCACCAAGGTGGCGGCGCGGACGGCGATCTGGTTCGTCGTCATGGGGTTCGTCGGCTTCTTCGTCAAGCTCATCTTCATCCCCATCAACAACATCATCGTCAGCTTCGGCTAGCTGCGAATGCGTCTCCTCTGATCCCGTCTCCCTCTTGTTTGCACGGTTTAGTTAGACTTGGGTCCTGTTGTCTCACGCTGTGATCTGTTGGATCTGCGGTGTGCGTGCACAATCCTGCGATCTGACCAATATTTAGTAAGCTAGATTTTAGTAGATCCTTTTTTCCTCCAAATAGACCTGCCAATTTCTACCTTG is from Triticum aestivum cultivar Chinese Spring chromosome 1B, IWGSC CS RefSeq v2.1, whole genome shotgun sequence and encodes:
- the LOC123089907 gene encoding protein transport protein Sec61 subunit gamma-like; its protein translation is MDGVDSMVDPLREFAKDNVRLVKRCHKPDRKEFTKVAARTAIWFVVMGFVGFFVKLIFIPINNIIVSFG